The Helianthus annuus cultivar XRQ/B chromosome 15, HanXRQr2.0-SUNRISE, whole genome shotgun sequence genomic sequence CTGATGCGTGTGCCGGTTGCCCTAATCAAGAAGCCTGTGCTTCTGCTCCTAAAGGCCCCGATCCAGGTCGTCCACTTGATTGTTTTGTTATGTTTTTGTGATTTGATTAAttattatgtatttttttttattaattattagaTTCATTTAGGCATCTAAGTTAAACTTTAAGCTTACAAACGGACCAGCATGAACACTTAAACCGGATTTTCTTGTtcttgttcgtttgttaaggagaTGAATGTGTTTGTTTTAAACAAACAGTTTACAAAGACGAACGAAACGAAAGTAAGAGTGGACGTGAATGTCCAATTTGTAAAATTAAATTGAAAGAATAAGTTTGAAAGATATTAAATGAAGTTGGATTAAACAACGAGACatgtgtttatgtttgttcatCTAATTAACTttcgtttatttattaaataaacgaacacaaacgaactcaCTCACAAACAGTTCACTGAATGGTTTACGCTCAGTTTTCATGTGTTCTAACCTTGAATCGGCTAGTAGTTGTTGGTGTTCTGTTAGGAGTTACTAACTTACTATTACTGTTTACATGTTCAATCTTGGTCAATTTAAATTAGAAAACTTTGAGAATTTGATACTTTGTCATGGAACTAGCTCAAATTTGTTTACAGATAATAGATGAGCGTATACAATTTGAATTAGAAAACAATTCTTGAATTCAACTGAAAATTTTTTTCTATTTGGATGTCATTGAATTCAACTAACCGAACTGGCCACGTTGGTTGGGTTGGTGGACCGGTCAGTTTTTATGGTTTTACGGTTCGCTAAACCCTTTTGTCGGTTTAGCGGTTTTAGACCATTATTTTTTTAACTAAAGGTCAATTTTGtgttaattttttaaaaataccGAGCATTGTTGATGAACTTAGTATATATACACATAACAGAACAGAATATTCCTAAAAAATGATAAATGTTAAACAAACGATTTTTTATTTTCATGGCCGGTTCCTTACCATAAACCGTCAAACCAACTGTTAACCAACCATATACATCTCAAACCGACCGACTTTCTTTGGGTTTGATGGTTTGGGGTTTCGGGTGTTCATAAACACCCTACTTGAATATACACCTGCTTTTTATTCTTTTACCTGTTGAATATTCACGAACTTTTTGATTAAATTCGTTTGTTTTTTGGGGACAGATTTGATTGCAATTGCAGAAAGAATGGCAGCAGTGAAGCACAAGATCTTAATTTTATCTGGTAAAGGCGGAGTTGGAAAAAGCACATTCTCCGCTCAGCTCTCGTTCGCCCTTGCTGACATGGACTTCCAAGTAGGACTACTCGACATCGACATTTGCGGGCCCAGCATCCCTAAAATGCTCGGGTTAGAAGGCCAAGAGATTCACCAAAGCAACCTAGGTTGGTCCCCCGTTTACGTTGACTCCATAGGCGTAATGTCGATCGGGTTCATGCTCCCCGACCCGGATGACGCGGTCATCTGGCGCGGCCCACGTAAAAACGGGATCATTAAACAGTTTCTCAAAGACGTTTATTGGGGTGAGCTCGATTTTCTAGTCGTTGACGCCCCGCCCGGGACGTCAGACGAGCACATCTCGATTGTCCAGTTTTTAAAAGAAACGGGAATCGACGGTGCGATTATCGTCACCACCCCGCAACAAGTTTCGCTAATTGACGTGAGGAAAGAAGTCAGCTTTTGTAAAAAAGTCGGGATTCGCGTTCTCGGAGTTGTTGAGAACATGAGCGGGTTACGTCAATCGCTTTCGGATTTCAAGTATGTGAAACCGTTAAAGAATGggggagaagaagaagaagagaatgTTACGGAGCGGGTGATGGCGGTTTTGAGGGAAAAAGCACCGGAATTGTTGGATGTTGTAGCGTGTAGTGAGGTGTTCGATAGCAGCCGTGGCGGGGCGGCGAGAATGTGCGTCGAGATGGGGGTCCCGTTTCTCGGGAAAGTGCCGTTGGATCCGAAGTTATGTAAAGCGGCTGAAGAAGGTCGATCTTGTTTTGCGGGTGATGAGTGTCGGGTGAGTGCTTCCGCGCTTTCTGCGATAATTGCTAAGTTGTTGAAGAACGATACGATTGCGTGAGTGTGAAATGATGTGAGTTTAtattctgattttgtgaatcttGTTATCGGAttttcgtttgtgttcgttcgtttaagtTTAATTGAACGAATGAATGGAAAATACGTTTAAACAAACAAATTCTCTTGTATTGTATTAAGAAATTTTTAGAAAGGTAATGTACCATATCATTAAAAGTAATCAATTTATGCATAATATTCTTTTGTATATGCATAAGTATACTGTTATAAAAATATTGAATATTTGTTTTTGTATTAGTACATAAACGAACACACATGAATGAATAATTTACCGTTTGTGAAAGTAAACGTACAAAACGAGAAGCTTGTTTGTGTTCATTCAGTTGACAACTAAACGAACATAAAATTTTGTCAATAAGTTGACAAACGGTTTGTTTAACAGTCAGTTCATTTACAATCTTAAATGATTCGGTTAGAAATTGTCTTCTCCAACGACACTTCTTGTAAGCGATCCAATTATAAATTGATTTGAAGGGGAATAATATAGATAAATATAGATAAATTAATCAATCTCATCGACTTTGAGTCATTGGTAGTACCATGCTATAACTTTGATTCACCGGGCTATAGTGATGTGATAAATGTTAAAGTCGTTTTTTTTTAGTTAGATCATTCTTGTTCCTCAATCACAGACTATGGAGCTTCTACATGTAAAAAGTTCATTTTTTGGATGATTCTTTTTAATGATGTTCAACTTGATGACTCACATTATTGTTAGTTCTTTTAGTTTATACATAGATCtttatattcatttatttattaataaaaaggaTGTGGAGAATAACAAGAAAAATGAAGAAATCGGTTTGAAGGGGCTGTGCCAATTGAAAAATTGTATAAAACAACCTTTATGTATTCTCAAAACTGCacgctatgcctttcggtttaaaaatCGTTCAGATCAACCTATAACTTGATATGCCTTGTTGTAATTAAGCAGAACATCAAAACAAAGTTGAAGATAATCTCCGACGTGATAGGTTCGGAGGTAGGTGGAGAGATGGATGGTAGCTTTCTTCCTGAATCCTCGAGCCAACAGATCTCTTGTTCGAGATCGCGATCCATGGCCGGATTGGGGATTTGGATTTGAGGATGAACCACGTTCTTTTTGTTTCAGTTATTTAGGGATTTAAGAAATAAAAtgtttattttatctttttaaggtttttaatcaaaactacgtagttttgatGGGTTTGACGCGTAAGGTTATACATCTatccccatatatatatagggtagggatcctaagagaagtccaccctatttgagaaacttgagaagcaatctgaaccacacattttctctaagcaaaaaatgcaaaaaaaaggTGAAAagtgcaattttttttttttttttggaaaaatcgcagctttttctttaaggattaaatttgttatttttatttatttttttaaaatttttttttttgggatttatacatatgtgtatattgttaatcttttaactatacatatatgtatattgacaattatacatatatgtatatacatgtttaaaattgaaaaaatatgtgttataa encodes the following:
- the LOC110910716 gene encoding cytosolic Fe-S cluster assembly factor NBP35; its protein translation is MENGNHKEVPEDANEHCPGTQSEDAGKSDACAGCPNQEACASAPKGPDPDLIAIAERMAAVKHKILILSGKGGVGKSTFSAQLSFALADMDFQVGLLDIDICGPSIPKMLGLEGQEIHQSNLGWSPVYVDSIGVMSIGFMLPDPDDAVIWRGPRKNGIIKQFLKDVYWGELDFLVVDAPPGTSDEHISIVQFLKETGIDGAIIVTTPQQVSLIDVRKEVSFCKKVGIRVLGVVENMSGLRQSLSDFKYVKPLKNGGEEEEENVTERVMAVLREKAPELLDVVACSEVFDSSRGGAARMCVEMGVPFLGKVPLDPKLCKAAEEGRSCFAGDECRVSASALSAIIAKLLKNDTIA